atatttttttagggtgcacagtgtttcgtctagaacaagctaggtggacaaaattatttttttgtgtttttgggtagtattatggttagtattgcttaattaaatataatttactaaaaattttaaaataccatgaaaaaaagtaaaaaaattaaaataaaatatatatttaaattaattatattttttttttcaaataaattattaacacaataataaacaaaattttacagttcattagatacattattttcatagtatttactttaaaatatacaaaaaaataaaaatttaatatagaaaattaattaaaacttaacttattattaataattaatctgttaattattaataacttataatctgttctaactcatgtattaaatcagaataataattgttttccttgttttgcgtaagttttttaaagttcttctgaaggatataacacgcttgtaccttttgcattgggcaaataatgatatgatgaatatttatgataatcagccttcattgaccacattctagtctgcttgtaagtttgtatttgtcgattttgactcaatataatatgctaatgcctcattaacacttagctgcctagaattcattgaagtacctactgctgtcgtaagaacaagactacgttggcttatgtggactttctctaatattttttaacatttttgccgtgttctatttgctgccgatcacgaatcaatcgggatttcggcagcagttaaaaaataggtacgtaattgtaccagatctttaactcagcgttttttccgttttaaaaggggaacttttgaagtttaatttgggtcttcctgcaggattaacattttcagacgacgttgatgcacttggtctagttatgtacactcgtaattctatattttggccatccataccacttttaaactttttcacaaattgcttctttgaatcttgacgcactattccacttggtattcagttttgatgaataactggttaaaatattttttaaccgtctctcagactcttctttgaaatctcgtaactcatattttaccaatataaactgataaaggtggaaattttcgtcgtttttccccttatttgtccattcttcaaaaaccccttccttaaaatagagaaaacgtgtactgcaaaaaaaatgaaaaaaaaatgttctgcaaatttctgcaaaatgaaatatacaccatcataaaatataattatgcaagtaaataatatcaaaaatctagaccggtgtcaagcggtgtcaagtatttgccagtctatcaaagttctaaaatgaagaaaatctcaccacgtttttaagtgcatatttattgctctatacgagcattattacaactgatatgaacatgtttttatgaaaaatataaagtgcttaccttcagttataagatctattaccaaaccttttcataaaataacgttttacttgtaagagatgtcgttgaacgcatcacaaaattgcaactgattaaattgtgcaattgcacttacctcattagctgacttctgcacgctatggctcataaaattagaaagttagacataatctattaatgggtttgggggtttcaacatgttgtttatcatatctaatgactcattagagataattttataacgacttttgtccacctagcttgttctagacgaaacactgtggggtggctgccgtacagtcacctgcaataatatgttactcttcgaaggccgcaaaaatatgtgacacgctcttatggctctacaaataagtttgtatgagatatttttgcggccttcgtttagtaacatattattgcaggtgactgtacattaaaaaggggatgaaattttttttcgcttccatcCTATAGTGttgggtgtcgttggataggtcttttaaaatgaatacgggtcttcgagaaccattttttgatctgcttaatattttcggaaataatcgatctgaaagaaaaaaagttgtgttttccactttagttcccctaacatttgaaccatgggtccaaaaaatatgaaaaaaatcgtgaaagtaaagcttagtaaagactttcagagaaaaatatagcgaacctaatcgattaagcaaatacaaatacaaatacaaatacaaatggttTATTCGCAGTAATATGGTTACATAGTATGGTGgtcttaagtaggtacaaaattgTTCTACATATTACGCCTTTTCTGGCGTGCGAATATCAAATGAAGAACTTAAAATTAAAGGACTAAATCTTTTTGACtaaagcagtttttgagtttttgcaaatagtctattttgacgggcgggtaactacggaaccctacactgagcatgacccgacatgctcttggccggtttttttatattttatcagcaggtcatttagcttgcttattctcaattaaaatttttatttatgatgaacaattatgaaaatacgacgtttttttaaaccgtctattttttatctcttatttaactttaacagcctgtagctcctaaagtattgatcgcagagtaaaaataaacataaccaaatttgtagtaaattttatgttaaaacttttatctgaagtaattataatgcaattcgtacacattttcaagatatgagcaaaaatatgaaaaaaggtaccttcaacccccctctacacccccagcacaccccctaccctcgaggacttttagtatgtttatctagataccacaaggtatgcctgtaccaattttgaaaactacacgaattatttccgcagcttgcccaaattcggcttaatttgacgtggctaatAGTGTACGCCAGaggtgagtacctacctacaaataaTGATTACCAACACATCACCTTCTTCCTCACGTTATCCCAGCATTggcgtagacactagtttttacgaaagcgactgccatctgaccttccaactcagagggaaaactaggccttattgggatatgttgatggacggagagcggaTGGTAGACACAAAAACCGATGGATGGATAGTGTGAAAGAGgaaatgagaaagaaaggagtgagtgatGAGGTGACGAAAGGTTGAGAAAAACATGTTCGGCCGACCCcacataatggctcctctacacgatgggccaacgccggccactccacgggacgcagccatgcagcagaatgagatagtaatatcacttgctcactctaagggcccccccacatctggcgtctttcgagcgtcggcgtctgccCGCGTCTGGTCagtgctatggaaaatgacgtcgctgcgcagttgcgttgacgttgcgtcgagcagcggccatagaattgttgacgccgacgctcgaaagacgccagatgtgggggggccctaacctaacgcataaatgcgtctcttggagtggccggcgttggcccatcgtgtagaggtgtagaggagccataacgtgggataagggcaggaagAAGGAGACTAGTGTCAACTTTCCTTTTAACCCCATTTATTTGAAAATGATTCTCGTCAGTTAGAAGTTTTACTTTCGTGAAACTAGTCTGGGTTTTAGCCGGAGGTGATTTCTTTGCCAGTAATCTAATGAATTGGTCTGCCCGGGGTTACAAATCTTCGTGACTTTTAAGTCGGaagttatttttcaaaagtcgctTTAAATGGAAATAAGTCCAGTGGGATTACTGCCTGTCCTGTTCGACTTGTATTATTTATTCGTCTTatggtagatatttttaaaacgGTGGCAATACGCTATTCATGAATCGACACATGattattatttactatttattaaattggaaaaataaatatagatttCAGGATACCTAccatagaaaatgtatgaaaaaataaGCTGATATACGTATTAATTcttgataaaaatatttaattcttgggttcaaatcaaaattatatttatacaaacaTAGAGACGGACCAAGTTAACTCTGCATGGTTTTTGTAATGAAAAAGTGTGGCAATATCAAATTTCTATCaaagtattatatttataatgacactccctcactttgtccTGTTCGAggcggtgcaaagttagcttagaccaGGGTTACTTAAACTTTTTGCAGTCGCGGACCATTTTCACAATTTAAACAACTCTACGGACCCCGGTCAAAAATGTTTTAGGTCTTATCTGGTCAACTTTACTACTAGCAAAGAGAacagatagtatagaggggtcctgtcatagtaaattttgtagtcactgtaaatttactgccatctatcgacacacaaataaaacacaaaataaactcgtataaaagtatcaaaatagtgtatataaatggataaataattttattatttttatattattttgacccatgttcaatCTTGGATAtctataattatgttaaaattgttaaatatgaaacggtgtcgtcactccatctagccgagcatacgCCAAAactgtgtgcgccatctatccgataatgactttttcttgatttccgaggcaagtttttttcttagactttattcatctgcGGACGCCTGATAACCATGCTACGGACCCCTAAGGGTTCCGTGGACCCCACTTTAAGAAACCCTGGCTTAGACGGACTCAGGCGATTTTTCTGCTCGTTTGCTTCCTATATTCTAAAGTGGACGTCTTCCGGCTgacgtgatgatgatgatgataatgactgTTAGAGCGAGCAATCAAAGTTACTAATttattacccccttattcatgaaACTTTAccggcctgatttagttaaatttagttttatccctttcttacaaatatacaagtcaaaatgacagataaggacaaacgattattagctattTGAGACTCTGGCCGGCACGCGTTATAACTTATAAACATCAAAACTTAAGTCTTTTGAGTTATACGACCCAAGTTGCCGTTCATACGCTCTTACTTATTATCGTGTTGGTACAAAGCATGAGCGGCAGCGAGTATATTCTCTAAATTGACTTTACTGAGCGCCCTGTCGGTGAAAATTACGCAAGAGACATGAAATGTTTGATACAAGCACTacgcaataataataaaaaaaacgtgATAAAGAATTAGGGACTATGAAATTAGAGTACGTATCCAACTGTAATAttctaatattaaaaaaaaatgcttacAGACTTTACAAGGTAAGGTAATTTTCCGGAATCGTTTAATCCAAGAACAAGAGCGGCATGCCTTATCTTGATTTGACTGGAGCAAAGATGAGCTTCGAGCAATATctaatcaaaataatatttctAATAGTCTGCATTagaaatattattttgaaaaagtACTTATTGTACTTATTGTTGCAATtggaatgtaataaaatgaaaactaggGTGCAACAAAGTTAAGCAATTTATTCATGACACTTTTATTCACACAGAGTGCAACAAAGTTAATCAATTTGTTCATGACACTTTTATTCACACTAGTAATATAAAGTTCGAAAGATGGTTCATATTATTCGTTGTTATACCTCGacatacaggccaattcgaatgtACGAGTAAACTGACATCAGAATAACATGAATCATGTTATTtgaatgatatttgaatcatgtcATGTAACATagtgatgtcagtgtacgttcggaTTGGCCTAATACTTGACTATTATCCCCATAAAATCAACGCAACGTTAAACGTCTCAAGCTTATGACTTGCACCACACATCTGTTTTCAAGTTAGACGCTCCAGAGTTTCGCCCAGGGCCCGCTAAGAATTAACTCTATAATCATTATAACCCTCAAACTGTGAGCATACAGCTATTGGCAAAGTGTTACCCGCACGTACATGCCATACCCGACCTTATTACTATAAGTTTAAGGTCTGTATTTCAATATGTGTGGAGTGAGATTAATGTGGAGTTGTGTTCGTTTTATCTAAAGCTGAATCTCGTGTATATTCATATATTATACATAGATAAGTTAAAACACGTTTCGAGTAAGGTCAATATGGAAATCTTGGTCATTATACTCATTATTTATAGATTGATTACTTTTggggccgatacagacggattGCAACCCGACTGCAGTTTATATGGGAACTGCAGGtcgactgcacgccaactgcaacgtcggcctgccatgcagtcgggttgcagtccgtctgtagtCAGACTAATAGTCTCACGCCTGACAAAGTAAGGACAGCTATTCCTTGGCGTCCCAGATGTCTTTTCTAAAATAATTCGAGGAAATATGATAAAATAGCTTTTGCCCTCGACTTCGTTAGTGATgaaaattgataaaaatatcTCATGTCAATTTTTATTCTGTTCCAGAAAATTCTATATCTGGAACTTCGACATTGAACGCCAAGAAACATCGCCAAAGAAACTACAGGCAAAGCTCCATGCCGAAACTAGGTTCACAAGATGACTATGGTAAGTATGAGTGTGTGTGATGTGATTGTATGGTGagtatggtatggtatggtgAGTATGGTAAGTAAGTAATGGGCATTGCACATTGCATGAAACGTGCTGCGGAGTGCGGACTGGCCACAAACGtcaaacgaaaaaaaatatgtaaaaacagccttacatcattttggaaaagGGCTGATAGTTTTTAAACTGCTGGATcggtttttggcaaaaattgcTAAGAACCACCACGAGGAAGCGCAttcacgcaaaaaaaaaaacgatgatACGATTCTAGTAATTGCCTAgtacagcggtcggcaacccgacctctcacttgcggcccgcgagcctccctggctattttctATCTAATATTAACAAACgataatgtctgataaagtcataaatattaacaaagtgcggcccgcgtcaacatCGGTAACTAGtgtgtggcccttggctgctaaaaggttgccgaccgctggcctAGTACGTTAGAGCTGGAACTACGGTTAACACGTTTTTGAGTTCCTTCGTCTCAAAAATAACTACTAGTCCCTGTTAAGAATCAGGTTTTTGAACCACACCATCACCAACAACTgcagcaataaaaataaactataattaCTTTTCCAAACCATTTATTGTGAAAAATGAAACCATACATTTCCCCCGCTCCTCCACAGACAACAatagttattaattaattttattaccacATAAATACGGGGCTAAGGAAGATCCCACAATTCACGTCGGCTGGTGCTAATAAACTTTGCAATATGAGCCCTTTGTGATTACTTTGTATCGCTAAAAGTTATTACTTTCTTACTCAGCATAGAAAAAAaaggccaagtgtgagtcggaatCGCGTTCTAagtacattacacaatatttaacaatgtatttttttatgcgaAACGTAAGtgaaacccgtaggggtcggatcaaaaactaagtaattacgtccgattcacgcttgactgcacatttctaataggttttcctgtcatctgcaggtaaagacctattttttcaaaatttggaGGATGACAGATGCGACGAATAGGGACGtaaaaatttccatacattatttaagtattcaTTTGCGTTCTCTATCGACGTTTGTCTCTTTTGGCTAgaccagtggtgggcaaagtacggcccgcgggccatctCCGGCCCGCGAATGAATTTTATCCGGCCCGCCGCCggtcctatgaaataattagtatatggcattggcccacgattatcaatttatcacaaatcaaaataaataatggcTATAATTCTGGCCCTCCACTTAAATTTCCTAAACTTTCTGGCCccccatgaagaaagtttgTCCACCACTGGGCTAGACGCactttacataatatattattccTAATACCTACTAATCATTTTGTAGAACTTTTCTTACAATTTCCTATGAttaagttagttttttttccaacAGACAGCCAACAGAACTACATGAGCATGGGCGTTTGCCGAACAGACTCTCTGAACATCCAGCTAGAGGTTCCACCAGGCCACAGCAGCGGTCTAGCCGTCCATGAGGAAAACTGCGCGCTCCTCATATCACATGTAGCCGCGCAGTCACCCGCTTACAGGTATATGTCTCATATTCCATGCTGCATTAGATAGAGAAGGAGACAGTCTTTGGGGAGAACTGCGCGCTCCTCATGTCGCATGGCTATATGTCAGCAGCGCAGTCTGGAGCGCAGTCGTCAGCTTACAGGTATAATTATGTCTCATATTTCATGCTGCATTAGATAGAGAAGGAGACAGTCTTTCGGGAAAACTGCGCACTCCTCATATTGCATGGCTATATCAGATATATGTCAGCAGCGCAGTCAGGAGCGCAGTCGTCAGCTTACAGGTATCTGCCAGACTTTGTCGTTTAACTCTCGTGAGTGAGTGATTTAATATTAAGTGGTTATGGTCATTTTGTGCTGCATTAAAAGGAGATAGATTCGTTGAACATTCAAGTAAAGGTTCCACCAGAACACAGCAGCAGTCTAAGGCGCTTAGCACACTGGATCCCATTCGCACGTCGCTCAAATGTTTGAGCGAGACAATGCTATATGCGTATTATCGCGGAATCTCGCTCGCACATCGGAGCGACATGCGAATCGGATCCAGTGTGCTAAGCGCCTTAACCATCCATGAGGAGAACTGCGCGCTCCTCATATCTCAGTTGCCCGCTTACAGGCATGTTTCATATTTCATACCGCATTAGAACCGAAGGAGACAGTCCATGAGGGGAACTGCGCGCTCCagaattttgaaatatttttttctttcctATTTTAGATCCGGCTGCCTCCAAATACGAGATCGAGTGATGTCGATCAACGGCCACGAGAACCTAACGCTAGACATTGCCAACGAGATCCTACAACGACGGAACGATTCCCACAACCCGAAGTACCTAACTTTGAACGTGGAGTTTAGTATGCCGAACACTATTGAGGCATCTAGTGGGGTGTTCAATGTGAAGTTGGCGAAGACGACGGCAGGGCTTGGTGTTACTATTACTGGTAAGTTTCCGTTTAATTCTTATATTATTTCgcacaaaaaaattcaaatacaTCAAAATGTTATTCTGCGAAGAATATTCTCATTTTCGCATTCGCCTAAGTTGGATTCGCCTGGCGTACCTATCTGAGTATGGTGAGATCATCTTGTATAGGAGCTTTTATTTTGGATTCCAATTTGATATTACACTCACTCGGTCATACTCATATTATGGTGTTAGTGAGATGATTATAATGAACATAactaaagtctatttttttattcggtagactaaaatgacatttcatagtatgaaaaTACAATAACATTCCATAATATGAAATGTCATATTAGTCTacagatagaaaaaaaaaaatttaaatgcctCTTGAGGTAGGGTAAGGTATCTATTCAACAATGAATCACCAAAAACCATTTCTTTTTCAgaccatatttattatttatctgACATACATTTTGCatgaatatttttgtttattattgatACAGTACAAGATTTCGAACGTCAAAATGATAGCTAATTTCCTCGAATTATATACATTCGATCTGAAACTCTCTCTAAATGTCACAAAAACCCTCCCTCGCAAGAAATCACTCAGTATTAGCGCTAAATATCATCAGTCTTGTTTCCGATCTGTCAATAACAGTGACATatacattttctttcattaCTGAAAGAGGAAGTTATTTTCCAAATTAAATCGAACGTTGAATCTGATTTTGGTTGATAAATATCCTTATTTAGCGTTTGAACgtaacatattatatttaaacggTCATAGATAATTGAGAGCAAAAAAGACGATTTCGTATACAGATGttgttcataattattttccatcgtattttcacggaaacttactaACGTGTAttgttatttcagtcagtctcgatacAAAAAGTACCTAATGACATTAACTGAACTAAACTAGCATGACGTGTCTGGATTCTAGTTAACACAAAATGTTAAAGTGGTAGCTTAAGTCATTTTAATGGCAGTGACAGACgtttatgtataaatatgtatgatGTTTTTCCCCTTGGAAATTGCATCTAATTGTTTCGtcttttaaactgtttatttctaTATGATGTACGCTGTGTGTGCTATTTTGTCTATAAACTCTAACTTTAGCTTTTATCTTAATTCCCAGCATGTAGTGGTCACTATCACAGTCCGGGCCTCGAAAGGATCTTACGTCTTGGATGAAACTTGAACGTCTATTGTCTATTAGATTATTATGATGTTTTCAGGGTGCAAACAGAAACTGTTAAGTAATGAAGAGCCAATGGTCATATCTGACATCAAGCCGGGCTCCGTCGCGCACCGCAGTGGCGCCCTCGCGCCCGGAGACCAACTGCTGGCGATCAACGGACAGCCACTACACAACCTGTCTTTAGTAAGTAGTCTTACTACTATAATGATATCCTAGAAAACGAAGCTAGTCAAAAGAATCCTGATAACACCTTAGATCGTACTGTGTATAGGAAACCTACTCATATTGATGGATAAGTACCAAAATGGCAAATCACATCACAATCGCAGTCAACTAGCTACTGGAAGCTAGTTCAACAAATTTTCATGACAATTCAGAGTGGTAAAACGCTGCCAGTTTCATGGGAATGTTTGAGCCAGCTGCTGAGCTCCGGGGTAGTCTTTGTAGGTAACTAGGTTTGTAATTAGTAATTGAAATTTGCAAAGCCTACGTTGCGGATGGCGAAGtattaatttgtatattttttttttgtaaaagacTTGTGACTTTCTAAtttatgtaaaattttaatcatatttcagGACACCGCATTCAACATTCTCCAAAATTCTCCAGACGATATAATCACACTTAAAATAAGAAAACGTGACCTAACAGAAGATTGGTCTAATATTCATAAGCACAATGCAAAATTAGCTTTACAGAGCTTTAGTAACATAGAGATTAAAGCAGTAGTACACAATGGTGACGATTCAGGACACCACACTGACAGTCCTAATAACAGTGCGAAAGAAAGTGAAAGAAGTCACGGCAGTAATGAAAATACAGCGGTTTTTACTGTTGAGTTGATAAAGCAAGAGAATGGACCTCTTGGTTTAACTATTGCTGGAAGCGAAGATGTTACTCAGCCAATATTACTTAGTGGACTTGTTGAAGGTAAAaagtaattattaaaattttaatcattatttataaaataaattgagtTGTATTCAAATGTTTGTATCTGTTTCAAGGTGGTGTGGCAGAAAAATGTGGAAAACTAGCAATTGGTGATGAACTTTTAACAATAAATGGAGAGAGTGTTTTAAATAAGCCACTTTCGGAAGCCATTAAATTATTACAACAGAGTGGTCAGAGAGTGCAATTGCAGCTCTGTAGAAAAATTACTGGTAAGTTTTTTCTTTAACAAACTGCTTTTTGGTAATTCAGTTTAAATGGTCTGTTGTAAATGTGGtctattaattttgttttactcAGGTTCGGTAGAGAGTGCTGAATCCAGTGCAAGGGATTCCAGCCATTCAACTTCAAGCCCTGGTCTATCCAATGACAGCGCTGTTGAATCCTGGGATCAAAACACGCCTGTCAGATCTAGCGCAAGTTGTGGTAAGAGAATtatttgtaaattaaataaaaatatgatataatTATAATGGATTTTCTTAACATTGTATAACAGTTTATATTGTAGGTAACTCCGAAGTCATAGAATACGCTGTACCTGACAAAAATAGACTCGCCGACAAGCAACCTTATTCACCCACCGATGAAGATAAGTTAATGGCCTCAAATTATAACTCCGTTGCACCATTCGGAGTAAATGATCTTCCTCTGCCTAATTATTCATTAAACAATTCTCTGAAGACCTTTCATTATGAAAACACGTGTATAATCCCAGAAAATACTttgaaaaacaaacaaaatataacTAGAGAAGATGATGTACAACAAATAGAAATACTTACTACAAACATGAAGGATTGTCAACTACACAATATGGAAAAAGCTTCTTGCAAATGTGATTACATACAAATGGCTCCATATGGAATTGTATCGCCTAAAAGCAGGAGGCCTAATTGGGATAATGATTACTTAAATAATGGAATTTATACAGTAACGACACCACAAAAATCTCCTTTGAAACCGAATGTACCTGGTACGAGTTTTCAATTTTCTACTAGTCCTGTATATGAGAATGATGTACCGagtaagtttatttttttattacatgttGATTCGATTTTAAAGCTTACGTTaacatcttcatcatcatcatcatcatcatcaggctatattagtccactgctggacatagccctcccctaaagagcgccatagcgccctgtcttcagcttCTTCATAAAtgatatta
The sequence above is drawn from the Cydia fagiglandana chromosome 7, ilCydFagi1.1, whole genome shotgun sequence genome and encodes:
- the LOC134666166 gene encoding glutamate receptor-interacting protein 1, with amino-acid sequence MCNIITEGSVYQFADDTCIITADRDIAAAERTMQSNFNTLCKWAHDVGRSEPGIVPSIVGFAKDSVAHESDRLAPGDRICSVNGISTARLTNEEVLRLLDNVEERASLEVEYYMPNYASQNSLYITTKLAEVPMEKINGSLGITIRGGLPENAGSTDLVLNSRSLDAQPLVVTHVRPGGAAYNTSRVKPGDRLLKVDHISLTNKTLSEVHQILQNCPQMTSLTIEYDVSIMESVKLATGPLLIEIERPCNEDLGLFLANHRYSDDVYSSGSDTYQRVGSCNAVYIDSILPASISDRCGALHPGDQILAFDDHVIDGNNYTAEEVMCYLENCEHGVTRLHVAPRHIALGGYTRENSISGTSTLNAKKHRQRNYRQSSMPKLGSQDDYDSQQNYMSMGVCRTDSLNIQLEVPPGHSSGLAVHEENCALLISHVAAQSPAYRSGCLQIRDRVMSINGHENLTLDIANEILQRRNDSHNPKYLTLNVEFSMPNTIEASSGVFNVKLAKTTAGLGVTITGCKQKLLSNEEPMVISDIKPGSVAHRSGALAPGDQLLAINGQPLHNLSLDTAFNILQNSPDDIITLKIRKRDLTEDWSNIHKHNAKLALQSFSNIEIKAVVHNGDDSGHHTDSPNNSAKESERSHGSNENTAVFTVELIKQENGPLGLTIAGSEDVTQPILLSGLVEGGVAEKCGKLAIGDELLTINGESVLNKPLSEAIKLLQQSGQRVQLQLCRKITGSVESAESSARDSSHSTSSPGLSNDSAVESWDQNTPVRSSASCGNSEVIEYAVPDKNRLADKQPYSPTDEDKLMASNYNSVAPFGVNDLPLPNYSLNNSLKTFHYENTCIIPENTLKNKQNITREDDVQQIEILTTNMKDCQLHNMEKASCKCDYIQMAPYGIVSPKSRRPNWDNDYLNNGIYTVTTPQKSPLKPNVPGTSFQFSTSPVYENDVPSLYSSDTLSPAKGSIHHVILYKDAIYDDYGFSVSDGLYERGVYINRIRKGGPADIVGLLRPFDRILQVNGTRTVDYDCCLTVPLIAAAGDRLEIVVQRLASSRDLKLQRMDGSSSPSDSNIVTKTI